In the Cerasicoccus sp. TK19100 genome, GACCACTAGCTTATAGCCGGTCTTCATCACCCAGTCCTGTAGGCGTACCAGCTCGATCTGGAGGCGGCGAAGTTCCTTAAAATAGAATGCGCGGAATTTCTTGCGATCCTCAGCGCTGGGCAACGGCTTGCCGACCTTTCCCGCATGCTGCTCCTCGAAGAGGTCCTCAAGGTCATATTCCATTTCCTCTTCCAAGTCGTCGAAGATCTCGGCCTCCAGGCGATCGCGAAATTCCTGGTTGGCAGCGGCGTATTCGATCACGCGCTGGAGCTCTTCTTCGGACGGTTCGGGCGAATTTTCTTCGGGCATAGTGCTTGTGGCTTTAGAATGACTGATAGCCCGCAACAGGCGCAGGTCAAAGCTTCTGCTGTTGCATTTATGCAACATTTGGGGCGGTCAAGTGAGCCAATGAATGGGTTAAAGAGGAAAACCATAGCCTAATGACCGCTGCAAAGCGAATTTCCTCTTTAATTGGCTCACTTTAACGCATGCACCCCGCCTACACCCAGTCGCGATTGCGCCAGCTGAAGCCCTGCGCCAAGTCCTTTGCGAAAAACGGGCCACGATAAACCATGCCCGTGTAGACCTGAATCATCTTGGCACCGGCATCAAAGAAGTTACCCGCTGTGCGCTCGTCATGAATGCCTCCTACGCCGATGATCGGCAGCTTGTCGCCGACGCTGCGGTAGATGTAGTTGACGATGTTCACGGCGCGCTGGTGGATCGGCGCGCCACTGAGGCCGCCGGTCTGGTCTTTGTCACCGAGGTCGACCGGACGCTCGATCAGTGTATTCGTCGCAATGAGGCCGTCTGCGCCCACATCGATAGCGGCGGCGAGAATGTCGTCAATTTGGCGGTAAGTCAGATCTGGTGCGATTTTAACGAGAATCGGAATACGCCCCTTGCCAAGCTTGCGCGCGCGCTCGCGGTCGGCGGCGATCACCGCGCCGACCAGGTCGCTCAACAGGTGTTTTTCCTGCAATTGACGCAGATCCTGGGTATTCGGGCTGCTGACATTAATCGTGAAATAATCCGCGTAGTCCGCCAGCTTCTCGTAAGAGGCCAGATAATCCCCAACGGCTTGATCGATGGGCGTAACGCGGCTTTTACCGATATTAATACCTAGCGGGATACGGCGCTTGCGCGACGAAGGTGCCTTCGAAAGGCGCTTGGCCACGGCTTCTGCGCCGTCATTGGGGAAGCCCATACGGTTGATCAGCGCCTCATGCTGTGGGTAGCGGAATACGCGCGGCTTTTGGTTGCCGGGCTGCTCCAGCTTGGTCACGGTGCCAATTTCCACGTGGCCGAAGCCCAGGGCAGCCATAGCCTGCCAGCAGTGGGCGTTTTTATCAAACCCGGCCGCCAAACCCACGGGATTGGGAAAAGTAAGGCCAAAAAGTTCTAAAGGCTCACTGCGTGCCGGCCGATTATAGGCTTCCATGATACGCAATGCGGGCCCCATGCCCGAAAGCATGCGCAGCCAGCCAATAGCGCGATCGTGCGCTTCCTCCGGGTCGCCCCGGAATAAATAGGGTCGCACCAGTTTCTCGTAAAAGTCTCCCATGATGAAAATAGCAGATTCTCTGACAGCCCGTAAGCTCAAGAAAAATCCCCCACCTGTCCACTTTTAACTTGGAATGCGAAAAATATCTCCATCAATCCTTGACGACGGGCAAAA is a window encoding:
- a CDS encoding quinone-dependent dihydroorotate dehydrogenase gives rise to the protein MGDFYEKLVRPYLFRGDPEEAHDRAIGWLRMLSGMGPALRIMEAYNRPARSEPLELFGLTFPNPVGLAAGFDKNAHCWQAMAALGFGHVEIGTVTKLEQPGNQKPRVFRYPQHEALINRMGFPNDGAEAVAKRLSKAPSSRKRRIPLGINIGKSRVTPIDQAVGDYLASYEKLADYADYFTINVSSPNTQDLRQLQEKHLLSDLVGAVIAADRERARKLGKGRIPILVKIAPDLTYRQIDDILAAAIDVGADGLIATNTLIERPVDLGDKDQTGGLSGAPIHQRAVNIVNYIYRSVGDKLPIIGVGGIHDERTAGNFFDAGAKMIQVYTGMVYRGPFFAKDLAQGFSWRNRDWV